From a single Hevea brasiliensis isolate MT/VB/25A 57/8 unplaced genomic scaffold, ASM3005281v1 Scaf1, whole genome shotgun sequence genomic region:
- the LOC110662352 gene encoding uncharacterized protein LOC110662352 yields the protein MGCTASVYAVGRRRKKPTITEVVVYVPPMRIPAQSDLQRSLKGLIPRDLVDRLACLRKQISLVAEDTGGSAMTELSRALEEYLSLLIGLTKKEHGLENLVEFKWKVLEDGRHENSVSNSWFEFLSVVHMMAILTLSEADSLMIPKDHSGSGIRVVSLDCKRDAVDLLLKAAGYLEFCVREVLVRIPADIKKGFSKDLQDGVLEAISIQALGQGTEIQLGLALESQNATLSVKRRLACEQLIFFSQAYHRLSKCDMNHEYGKKHLWFIKWKFLEAKAAAYYYHGLILDKGSEPACHVSAVCCFLAAQELLTESKRACLSFCLAAPVTRSPPMWGAMKHLHQKIPEVASRKSQMYGYLLEEEKALQALPDLPDFQLSLRPDDYVLPEMDEAWDRERWKLPSQSLKEHLNDSEDEVETE from the exons ATGGGGTGCACTGCTTCTGTGTATGCGGTTGGGAGGAGAAGGAAGAAGCCAACTATAACAGAAGTGGTAGTCTATGTTCCTCCAATGCGAATACCAGCACAATCTGATCTTCAAAGGTCACTTAAAGGGCTAATTCCTCGAGATCTTGTGGATAGATTGGCCTGTCTTCGCAAGCAGATTAGTTTAGTGGCAGAGGATACTG GTGGATCCGCTATGACTGAATTAAGTCGAGCATTGGAGGAGTATTTGTCTCTCCTTATTGGACTCACTAAGAAAG AACATGGTCTTGAGAACTTGGTGGAATTCAAGTGGAAAGTTTTAGAAGATGGGCGACAC GAAAACTCTGTCTCAAACTCCTGGTTTGAGTTTCTATCTGTTGTTCATATGATGGCAATCCTGACTTTGTCAGAAGCTGACTCATTGATGATCCCCAAGGATCACTCTGGTTCCGGCATAAGGGTTGTATCTTTAG ATTGTAAGAGGGATGCTGTTGATTTACTGCTTAAAGCAGCAGGATACTTGGAATTCTGTGTTCGGGAAGTATTGGTTCGCATTCCGGCAGATATCAA GAAAGGATTTTCAAAAGATTTGCAAGATGGTGTGTTGGAGGCTATATCCATTCAAGCACTAGGCCAG GGAACTGAAATTCAGCTTGGTTTAGCTCTTGAAAGTCAGAATGCCACTTTATCAGTAAAGAGGAGGTTGGCATGTGAACAGCTGATTTTCTTCAGTCAG GCTTATCACCGCCTGTCAAAATGTGACATGAATCATGAATATGGAAAGAAGCATCTCTGGTTCATTAAGTGGAAGTTCCTTGAAGCAAAG GCAGCAGCTTACTACTACCATGGCCTGATCCTTGACAAGGGTAGTGAACCAGCCTGTCACGTTAGCGCTGTATGTTGTTTTCTTGCAGCACAAGAACTTCTAACAGAGAGCAAGAGGGCCTGCTTAAGCTTTTGTCTTGCAGCACCTGTTACCAG ATCTCCTCCAATGTGGGGTGCCATGAAGCACTTGCATCAGAAAATTCCTGAAGTTGCTTCAAGGAAATCTCAGATGTATGGCTACCTATTAGAAGAAGAGAA GGCTTTGCAAGCATTGCCTGACCTCCCAGATTTCCAACTGTCATTAAGACCCGACGACTATGTATTGCCTGAAATGGATGAGGCATGGGATAGAGAGAGGTGGAAACTCCCGAGCCAGTCCTTGAAGGAACATCTTAATGATTCTGAAGATGAGGTTGAAACTGAATGA